From a single Actinomyces viscosus genomic region:
- a CDS encoding alanine/glycine:cation symporter family protein, translated as MAQTSWADQIDTALSSTSDLLYSWVLMWLLVGAGIFFTVRTRGVQLRHTGAIAASVSGSRDGRHGGITSFQAFAVGLACRVGTGNIVGVALALIMGGPGAVLWMWLVAILGTATAFSEATLAQLFKVRRADGTFRGGPAYYISRGLRLPILGGVFAVVFLIANGLVMPMVQANAITASLAGAGGLSPSLGAVLVVALTAPVLLGGLRAMARVAEYLAPLMALAYLALVLAILVTHPVQAWEALRSIVEGAFGLRQGLGGLAGGVTAALLNGVRRGLFSNEAGLGGAACAAGSATVEHPVQQGFIQAFGVVVDTLFVCTATALAILVAGADVFQPGTTGKDSAGTLTQDAIAHLVGEWSRWPMALLVVVLAYTTIIGAFSYAQVCLDYLTDRPWVSRALQIGAVICAGVGSVQQLTTVWTLADVLLGAGAIINLVALVLLSRWVVGALRDWEALRGSPSADGSRPVFRGNSEYLPSALPAGAWETPIAQ; from the coding sequence GACCAGGGGCGTCCAGCTGCGGCACACCGGCGCGATCGCCGCCTCGGTGTCGGGCTCCCGCGACGGGCGCCACGGCGGGATCACCTCCTTCCAGGCCTTCGCCGTCGGACTGGCCTGCCGGGTGGGAACCGGCAACATCGTCGGGGTGGCGCTGGCGCTCATCATGGGCGGGCCCGGCGCGGTCCTGTGGATGTGGCTCGTCGCGATCCTGGGAACCGCCACCGCCTTCAGCGAGGCCACCCTCGCCCAGCTGTTCAAGGTGCGCCGTGCCGACGGCACCTTCCGCGGCGGCCCCGCCTACTACATCTCCCGCGGGCTGCGGCTGCCGATCCTGGGCGGGGTGTTCGCCGTCGTCTTCCTCATCGCCAACGGCCTGGTCATGCCCATGGTGCAGGCCAACGCCATTACCGCCTCCCTCGCAGGCGCCGGCGGCCTGTCACCGAGCCTGGGGGCCGTCCTCGTCGTGGCGCTGACCGCCCCGGTTCTCCTGGGAGGCCTGCGCGCCATGGCCCGGGTGGCCGAGTACCTGGCCCCGCTCATGGCGCTGGCCTACCTGGCTCTGGTCCTGGCCATCCTCGTCACCCACCCGGTCCAGGCCTGGGAGGCGCTGCGCTCCATCGTCGAAGGCGCCTTCGGCCTGCGCCAGGGACTGGGAGGCCTGGCCGGGGGAGTGACCGCCGCACTGCTCAACGGTGTGCGCCGCGGCCTGTTCTCCAACGAGGCAGGACTGGGAGGAGCCGCATGCGCCGCGGGCTCAGCCACCGTCGAGCACCCGGTTCAGCAGGGATTCATCCAGGCCTTCGGAGTCGTGGTGGACACCCTGTTCGTGTGCACCGCGACGGCGCTCGCGATCCTGGTCGCCGGAGCCGACGTCTTCCAGCCGGGGACAACCGGCAAGGACAGTGCAGGAACTCTGACTCAGGACGCCATCGCCCACCTCGTAGGGGAGTGGAGCCGCTGGCCGATGGCGCTGCTCGTCGTTGTCCTGGCCTACACCACCATCATCGGGGCCTTCTCCTACGCCCAGGTCTGCCTGGACTACCTCACCGACCGCCCCTGGGTCTCCCGCGCGCTCCAGATCGGTGCTGTCATCTGCGCCGGCGTCGGAAGCGTGCAGCAGCTGACCACCGTGTGGACCCTGGCGGATGTGCTCCTCGGTGCCGGCGCCATCATCAACCTCGTTGCGCTCGTGCTGCTGAGCCGGTGGGTCGTCGGCGCACTGAGGGACTGGGAGGCGCTGCGAGGCTCCCCCTCGGCGGACGGGAGCCGCCCGGTCTTCCGCGGGAACTCCGAGTATCTGCCGTCCGCTCTGCCCGCAGGTGCCTGGGAGACACCGATAGCCCAGTAG